From a single Ochotona princeps isolate mOchPri1 chromosome 12, mOchPri1.hap1, whole genome shotgun sequence genomic region:
- the SERP2 gene encoding stress-associated endoplasmic reticulum protein 2 — protein sequence MVAKQRIRMANEKHSKNITQRGNVAKTLRPQEEKYPVGPWLLALFVFVVCGSAIFQIIQSIRMGM from the exons ATGGTGGCCAAACAGCGGATCCGGATGGCTAACGAGAAGCACAGCAAAAACATCACCCAGAGGGGGAACGTAGCCAAAACCTTG AGGCCGCAAGAGGAGAAATACCCCGTGGGACCATGGCTGTTAGCACTGTTTGTTTTTGTGGTCTGTGGCTCAG CTATCTTTCAGATCATCCAGAGCATAAGGATGGGCATGTGA